CCTCTAGCATTTTGGAATTGCATTGTTTCTAATAACTGATCTTCAAGTCTCTGTAATTCGTGGCACACTAGAATTTCTAGGTCAAAAAAGGGTAACAAAATGTATTTAATAAATCTTGATCGTcattttaaattatatatatgcaagtaATATAGAATAAGTAGGTTTCATGCATGTATGTGGTTCGCAGATTCCTAAAGCTTCATTTCAGAAATATACAAAGTTATTCaggaaaataaattaaacagaGAATGGGTCGTCGAAATCAAGCAGCCTCCACAAGTAAAACTCATAGGCTCCTATAAAACCCCACGCCAATGTCATCGTTCTAATTATTCCAATCTTTCTCTACCAGGGCAAATACCAACTACATTTCCCTCCTCTTCtcatctctctttctctggACACTGTTGTAGTCCAGCAATGGACGCCGCAACAGCAACAACAGCAACCTCAACGATCAGAACAATACACACATTTTCGCCTTCTTCTACAACCCGTAAAATTCTGGCATTGCCTACTATCCGAAACCAAACACGTTCCTTTTACACCGCCAACAGATCTTTCCCCAGCCAACAATTGAAAAGTCGTTCATTTACAAGATGTTCTACAAAGCCAGGAATCGACAGCAACAACGCGACCAACACAAACAAATCCCTCGGGCTCGAGTCGAGATCCCCAGCACAGCAACTGACGACTTCTCCGCCAAACCAAACCCCAACATCGACATGGTCAACTGGTCTAGTCTTTGATCTGTGTCAAAAAAAATCATGGGACAGTTCCGAGATCGGATCTCCCGTGGTGAAAAGGTTCATCGGCGACAATGAAGAGCGTTGGTACATGTGGTACCACGGTAGGTCGTCCGATCAGAACAACAGTTCCAACTCCATCGGCCTCGCGGTTTCTAGTAATGGGATACATTGGACGAGAGGAGCTGAACACGTCATGTCGTGTGGTGAGGACGAGGGTTTGGTCATGAGCTGCTCGAAAAGTTGGTGGGCATTCGACACGAAGAGCATGAAGCCTTCGGAGATGGTCATCATGTCGAGTCCAATGTATAGCGCAGTGTACTGGCTTTACTACACTGGGTATAGTTCGGAAAAGGTGGACTGTGCTAACTATCCGGTTGGTCAGTATCCAGTGGACTCATTTAAGTCTCTGCCAGGACTGGCTTGTAGCCAGGACGGCCGAAACTGGGCAAGAATCGAAGGGGATTGTCATAGTGGTGCCCTGCTTGACGTAGGGTCCAAAAATGAGTGGGATTCTCTGTTCATTGCAAAACCTCAAGTAGTTGTGCATGGCAACGATGACATGAGAATGTATTATCATTCGTTTGATGCAGAAAATGGTCACTTTGCAATTGGGATGGCGAGATCCAGGGACGGAATAAGATGGGTGAAGCTGGGGAAAATTATTGGGGGAGGAGCGAAAGGGTCATTTGACGAGCTTGGGGTGAAAAATGCTTGTGTGGTTAGGAACAGGAAGGAAGGGAACTACTTGATGGCGTACGAGGGTCTGAGGGCAGATGGGAAGATAAGCATTGGTCTCGCTGTATCTCCCGATGGGCTGAATGAGTGGACGAGGGTCCAAGATGGACCGGTTCTCAGTCCATCGGAAGATGACGCATGGGACAACGAAGGAGTCGGCTCACCGAGCCTGGTACAGATGGAAGGGAACGTAGACTTGTGGAGGTTGTATTATGTGGGTATTGGGGGACAAGAGCGAAGGACCGGGATTGGGATGGCGATTTCAGAAGGTAGTGACGTGAGAACCTTCAGAAGGTGGGCAGGGTTTCAATCCTAAACTCTCATGTAACAGTTGTAACTAGTAGCTACATAACAATGTATAGAATTATTGGTGTATTATGGCATGTATTCAATAATTTAAAGTATTAATCAATCCGGAGCCATTGCATTggattatactattttccaatctTGACGACAATCTTAATCGTCTTACATTCATCATGCATGCTTCAAAGCATTCCATTTCTCTAGAGTTCCGGCAATCTTCCGATTGGAGGTTGAGATTTAAGATCGAGTAAATAAATTCCGGGCCACCAAATGCTGGAACTGATGAGAAGACGTATGAAGTGTGGACAACCAAGTACTTTATCTCACTTCCTGCCTCTTCGATGTACGTAATTGCCTCTACTAGGCCAAGTACGTATTGTCAGTATATATTTCCTCAAACATTGGaagaatattttcttttctcagtGTTTGGAAAAACTAAGGAATGTAAATGGAAATTTTCCCATAATACCCACATATTAATGACAAAAAATATGGTTAGTTTGGTCAAATAATTGTAGAAGTATAGATGAAAAAGTGATTCCATGAGTTGTGTAGAAGGAACCACTTTCCCACCAATTTTCCAATGATTGGGAAGCATTTTCCTTTCCCTCTTCTTTAATTTGCTTCCCAAACATATGAAACGAATCACTTCTTTTCCAAGACAATGATTCCATGAAACAAATATAGCTTTGTCCAACATGGCTAGTTAACTTTGTTAACTTGCGGCAATAGATAGATATCGCTGGTTGCGTGTAGATTTGACCACAAATCCGCACTTGAAAATTCATATGATTTCATGTAAAATTACCATTTGCAAAGCACTTTCTGGTAAAGGGTTAGGTTTGAGCGCATTTTGAAGGTTGATTACCTCAGACGATTTTGTCTGGATATGGATACTTGCATGCAATTTGATATATTTCTTTCTAGTCACTGTAGTCAGCAGGGAGTTTTGGCTAGCACCACCGTAAAGATACGAAATAAAATCTAACTGATGAATATGTACCAAAACGTGACCAACATGCAGATCGAGTATGTGAGCAAATTCAGATATAAAGGCAGTCGTACTATATATACCAGTAATTTTGTGACTTCCGGCAAGGGCTCATAATTCTAGCTCAATGGTGGCCCATACTGAACTTCTAGTAATCCCAATGCACTATGGGCTATGAACCAAGATATAGCACCACACATACTATTACAAGTCCAATCCAAAGACACTATGGGCAACGAAACTAGGTATTCTGTTATACCAACAGGGTATGTGGCGCCTAAAAAGTCTCTCCACAAGAACAAGGAGAAGTGGAGAACCTCCAAAATCTCTCATTTTATGAAATCTCAAAATGACCCTCAGTCACTGTATAACTACAGAACTACACCTcacaacatgaatgagatcgATTGCTCATAAAATCCCCTTCAGCACCAGTTCAAGTGGCAAAGTGGTGCAACCCTAGCATAGATTTCTAAACTTTTGCAGGTATATACTCTGTATGAGTCCTTCATAGCATGATCCAGCAGCGGAGCAGCTATCTATAAGCATGAGTGCATGACCTCTATTAATTTTTCTACCAGAAGTTCAACCTTGCAAGTTTATTTCTCTCTATTCGAAAGGGGAAAGCTGGAAACTGAGACTTGCTAAAAAAGCCAGAAACTGAGCAATTAGCAGCATGGATCCGACAATTGTAGTCGACTGGTTTGCATCGCATTAATTGATTGAAAGAGGAATAGGACAGcaattgttttatatatagagCCCAGTACATACGTACAGACTCAAACTTTACTTTACATATGGATGAATGTCCCATACATATAGCTAGTGATTAgtgaagagattcaatatatatatttatgtccCATTAATGAATGTCCCCGTAAGCAGCccaaagataaaaaaatttcaatgtcCTTTAATCCATACCCCACATATTGAGAGGCAAAGACCCCTTCTGTtggatgaaaaaaaattcatgttcATGCTGAACTTGACGAATTTGAATGAAAGATCGATGAGTAGCTAGATAGTGTATTTGTATAGCTAGATAGCTAGTTATTAGATAGCATTGGATATTGCTTACAAACATAATGTAAAGCATGCATGTAATCTCATGTACAAGAGTAAAAGTACGTATGATATATAGGACTTCATTGTATACTTTGGCTCTGATGACTGTGATCATaaaactaatttttttaattagaaaataacatCAAATGAAACAACTTAACATTTAGAATTAGCTAGCTAAAGATCCTTATTCGACTTCAGTTACTACTTGATCTAGCTAATGATAACCCTTCATTTTTAAGAGTCAAAACGACACCACCTCCCTAGCTAACGTACACTAGACTGattaagctagctagctctaTCTTCAACTCGGTTAATTAAAACACAGGCGACCCTGATGGTGAAGCATTCACCAAGTTAAGTATACTGTCCCAGTAGCTCTTGTTCTCCTCAATAACGTTGCCACTGTGCCCACAACTTCCATCTCCGCCAGTATCAGATATATCCCCGGCGGCCATATTTTGGTCATCTGAGTTGTAAACCAACATGCCCGCTGTGGTGCCGCCACAGAAACCCTCCATGATATTCGACAgcgcagcagcagcagctggCAGCATGACGTTGTTCATGTCGTCAGCGTTTTCGCCACTTGACCTAAACATACCGTCCTCAGCCGCGAACCACGCGTTGGTAGTAGTCGTACTTGCATCCATACATCCATTGTATTCATGATTGTCTTGCAGCACCATCGTGTTCTCCAGTTGTTGCTTGAACTCAGGCAGTTGCTTATTGGCGTTAAGAGATTGCATTGGATACGCTGCGTTGTTGTACGCTACAGGGAAGTTCAACGTGGACGTCGGAGACTCGAGGTCGTCCATGGccatcatcaaactcataccCGAAACAATCGTGTTATTACTACTGTTGTTGTCTAGGATTATCGGCTTTGTCGACCACCCCCCTTGCCAAGCTTTGAGCACATCCAGGCACGGTAGTGCTGAAGTGGCGGCGGCAGCTTTGCTCATGTGAAGTCCGTGAGGTTGGTTGGAGGGGCTGATGTTGAGGAGCTGGTGGTGCTGGAGCTGGAGAGGGTGATTGGCCATGAGGAGCTGCTTGGATTCTCTGACCAGCC
This is a stretch of genomic DNA from Argentina anserina chromosome 4, drPotAnse1.1, whole genome shotgun sequence. It encodes these proteins:
- the LOC126791666 gene encoding uncharacterized protein LOC126791666, with amino-acid sequence MDAATATTATSTIRTIHTFSPSSTTRKILALPTIRNQTRSFYTANRSFPSQQLKSRSFTRCSTKPGIDSNNATNTNKSLGLESRSPAQQLTTSPPNQTPTSTWSTGLVFDLCQKKSWDSSEIGSPVVKRFIGDNEERWYMWYHGRSSDQNNSSNSIGLAVSSNGIHWTRGAEHVMSCGEDEGLVMSCSKSWWAFDTKSMKPSEMVIMSSPMYSAVYWLYYTGYSSEKVDCANYPVGQYPVDSFKSLPGLACSQDGRNWARIEGDCHSGALLDVGSKNEWDSLFIAKPQVVVHGNDDMRMYYHSFDAENGHFAIGMARSRDGIRWVKLGKIIGGGAKGSFDELGVKNACVVRNRKEGNYLMAYEGLRADGKISIGLAVSPDGLNEWTRVQDGPVLSPSEDDAWDNEGVGSPSLVQMEGNVDLWRLYYVGIGGQERRTGIGMAISEGSDVRTFRRWAGFQS
- the LOC126790678 gene encoding transcription factor MYB16-like translates to MGRSPCCEKVGLKKGPWTPEEDQKLLSYIQEYGHGSWRALPAKAGLQRCGKSCRLRWTNYLRPDIKRGKFSLQEEQTIIQLHALLGNRWSAIANHLPKRTDNEIKNYWNTHLKKRLTKLGIDPVTHKPKHHEAYGSGSGHAKDAANLSHMAQWESARLEAEARLVRESKQLLMANHPLQLQHHQLLNISPSNQPHGLHMSKAAAATSALPCLDVLKAWQGGWSTKPIILDNNSSNNTIVSGMSLMMAMDDLESPTSTLNFPVAYNNAAYPMQSLNANKQLPEFKQQLENTMVLQDNHEYNGCMDASTTTTNAWFAAEDGMFRSSGENADDMNNVMLPAAAAALSNIMEGFCGGTTAGMLVYNSDDQNMAAGDISDTGGDGSCGHSGNVIEENKSYWDSILNLVNASPSGSPVF